A stretch of Candidatus Abawacabacteria bacterium DNA encodes these proteins:
- the ruvB gene encoding Holliday junction branch migration DNA helicase RuvB, with protein sequence MRKKTAAKQLQNDAVAPEESWELTLRPQYLQEYIGQSAIKENLSVFIQASKKRKEALDHLLLFGPPGLGKTTLAMVIARELDVDIVTSAGTALQKPSDIISLLSTIKPYSVIFIDEIHRLKLPLEEMLYTAMEDFRLDIMVGKGQASEAVSFPLPPFTLIGATTRNGDLSAPLRHRFGETFRLQFYTIPELTQIVQRTASLLQITIVPEAAKVLAQSARGTPRIANRLLKRVRDFANMADRSDIDLTFVSSCLSKLGINAQGLDHNDVMLLTVMIEKFYGRPIGVKTLASACHETEETILNVYEPYLIQEAFIERTPQGRKPTAKAYELLGLPFPTENEAAK encoded by the coding sequence ATGCGCAAAAAAACAGCCGCTAAACAATTACAGAATGATGCCGTTGCCCCTGAGGAATCTTGGGAACTGACTTTGCGTCCTCAATATTTACAAGAATATATTGGTCAAAGTGCCATCAAAGAAAATCTCTCCGTATTTATTCAAGCTTCAAAAAAAAGAAAAGAAGCTTTAGATCATCTCTTGCTTTTTGGCCCACCGGGATTGGGAAAGACAACTTTAGCCATGGTGATTGCTCGAGAATTAGATGTCGATATTGTTACCAGTGCAGGAACAGCCCTACAAAAACCATCTGATATTATTAGTCTGCTGAGTACCATCAAGCCCTATAGTGTGATTTTTATTGATGAAATTCACCGTCTCAAACTACCCTTGGAAGAAATGCTCTATACTGCCATGGAGGATTTTCGTTTAGATATCATGGTGGGTAAGGGCCAGGCCAGTGAAGCTGTCTCATTCCCTTTGCCTCCTTTCACCTTAATTGGTGCCACTACTCGCAATGGCGATCTTTCCGCTCCCCTTCGCCACCGTTTTGGTGAAACCTTTCGTTTACAGTTTTATACTATTCCTGAACTTACTCAAATTGTGCAGAGAACCGCTTCTTTGCTACAAATAACTATTGTGCCTGAGGCAGCAAAAGTTTTGGCTCAAAGTGCTCGAGGCACACCTAGAATAGCTAATCGGCTGCTAAAACGAGTGCGCGATTTTGCCAATATGGCCGATCGTTCTGATATTGATCTAACCTTTGTCAGTTCTTGTCTCAGCAAATTAGGTATCAATGCTCAGGGGCTCGACCATAATGATGTGATGTTGCTTACCGTAATGATAGAAAAGTTTTATGGTCGGCCGATTGGGGTCAAAACTCTAGCATCAGCCTGTCATGAGACTGAAGAAACCATCTTGAATGTGTATGAACCATATTTAATTCAAGAAGCCTTCATCGAAAGAACTCCTCAAGGTCGAAAACCTACGGCGAAGGCATATGAGCTGCTCGGTTTACCGTTCCCGACTGAAAACGAAGCTGCAAAGTAG
- the ruvA gene encoding Holliday junction branch migration protein RuvA encodes MIHYISGTIVDIQQNTYLVVANTVGYEIAVPHNYSYLAEQSITLFVYPHLTQDHYQLFGFQTRVEKQWFMKLISISGIGPKTGLQIISKDIHALEKAIVDQNKEFFESVSGIGKKTALKLLIELVEKPFVPTSLRPATPFQEAVQTLIELGFKEDYIRNLLADPPKNATAGQLVSLALKSHAQKNSR; translated from the coding sequence ATGATTCATTATATTTCCGGCACTATTGTCGATATCCAGCAGAATACCTATTTAGTAGTAGCCAATACTGTGGGCTATGAGATAGCAGTACCACATAATTATAGCTATTTAGCAGAACAATCAATTACGCTTTTTGTCTATCCTCACCTCACCCAGGATCATTACCAACTTTTTGGTTTTCAGACCAGAGTAGAAAAACAGTGGTTCATGAAATTAATTAGTATTTCTGGCATCGGTCCCAAAACAGGTTTGCAAATTATTAGTAAAGACATCCACGCTTTAGAAAAAGCGATTGTCGATCAAAATAAAGAATTCTTTGAAAGTGTTTCTGGCATAGGCAAAAAAACGGCCCTTAAACTTTTGATTGAGTTAGTAGAGAAACCTTTTGTCCCCACTAGTCTACGACCAGCAACACCTTTTCAAGAAGCAGTACAAACCTTGATTGAGTTAGGATTTAAAGAAGATTACATTCGGAATTTATTAGCTGATCCGCCTAAAAATGCGACTGCAGGACAATTAGTTTCACTAGCTCTCAAATCTCATGCGCAAAAAAACAGCCGCTAA
- a CDS encoding GatB/YqeY domain-containing protein, which produces MSQLKKSLQDAIITAMKAGESEKVNALRLLTASIKQVEVDSGKELADSDVTAILRKELKKRQDSHAQYTGAGRQDLAAIEAKEIAIIQSYLPAQMSLEQVVEKVKLALAEQNITEKKDFGRAMGIAMKAVGSDADGNTVKQAVESILA; this is translated from the coding sequence ATGTCTCAACTCAAAAAAAGTCTTCAAGATGCAATTATCACTGCTATGAAAGCGGGCGAAAGTGAAAAGGTAAATGCCCTACGATTACTCACCGCTAGCATCAAGCAAGTAGAGGTAGATAGCGGCAAAGAATTGGCTGACAGTGACGTAACTGCCATACTGCGAAAAGAATTGAAAAAACGTCAAGATTCCCACGCTCAATACACCGGTGCTGGCCGACAAGATTTGGCAGCAATTGAAGCCAAAGAAATTGCTATTATTCAAAGCTATTTACCAGCACAAATGTCTCTTGAGCAAGTAGTAGAAAAGGTAAAATTAGCTTTAGCAGAACAAAATATCACAGAAAAAAAAGACTTCGGCCGAGCTATGGGTATTGCGATGAAGGCAGTCGGTAGTGATGCTGATGGCAATACTGTTAAACAGGCGGTGGAATCTATTTTAGCATGA
- a CDS encoding S8 family serine peptidase produces MLSKRLFVSLALALLMGGLIVQPGSELFQARLQDAYAALQGATSDTFLLTARNGDTAALEASLARIRKNYAVTSVERLSKDSNTVIVTFEPDEDIVMAMASGDDNVKIEPDYILKAVGIPSDAQYAEQWYLRNTAQTYHTSASATTKGIAGNDVNWQPMYENSGYRGAPITVAVIDSGVTATHPDLSDRLWVNSKESNDSIDNDQNGLLNDINGWNFVDDNNNLTDKFGHGTQVAGIIAARNDSVGLVGIAPASKIMPLRVLGDNGYGSTSDVIQAINYAIEKKAHVINMSLGAAYADSAALINACNNAVANGIVVVAAAGNSNQDITTYHFAPANISSVIAVGSITSSGTKASFSNTGNALSLVTPGLSIVSTRAGSTGSSNQVLPDGSKSYIIASGTSFSSPMVAAAAALVLEKNPGFSVSQVRNQLQNTATDLGSAGKDTQFGYGLLNVTSALSVSPVTKQVANRAPKIANASWSPSNFNNEKTDSVTLTVKASDPNNDTLTVTADLSVLGLSLQTLTASGNNQYRSAAVTPTVATGTYTIPVEVSDGNTTVSKSAKLKVTQVAPSISITKPTSRATYTTTKSSIVLSGVARGPINQIKINGAVLSSFVPRQTRWSQTISLPQGTTTYTVVGYNANNEIVDTKSIAITRN; encoded by the coding sequence ATGTTGTCAAAAAGACTGTTCGTGTCACTTGCTTTAGCGCTGCTCATGGGGGGCTTGATTGTACAGCCAGGTAGTGAGCTTTTTCAGGCTCGACTCCAGGATGCTTATGCCGCCTTGCAAGGAGCAACCAGCGACACCTTTTTGCTTACTGCTCGTAATGGCGATACTGCTGCCTTGGAGGCTAGTCTTGCTAGGATTCGTAAAAACTATGCTGTTACCTCGGTAGAACGCCTTTCGAAGGATAGCAATACAGTTATTGTTACTTTTGAACCGGATGAAGATATAGTGATGGCTATGGCCTCAGGAGATGACAATGTAAAAATCGAGCCGGACTATATATTGAAAGCAGTGGGTATTCCTTCAGATGCTCAGTATGCTGAACAATGGTACTTACGGAATACAGCACAGACATACCACACCTCGGCTAGTGCTACTACGAAGGGTATTGCTGGCAATGATGTCAATTGGCAACCGATGTATGAGAATAGTGGCTATCGGGGAGCGCCGATTACTGTTGCCGTAATTGATAGTGGGGTAACGGCCACTCATCCTGATCTGAGTGATCGGCTATGGGTAAATAGTAAAGAAAGTAATGACAGTATTGATAATGATCAAAATGGTTTATTGAATGATATCAATGGCTGGAATTTCGTAGATGATAACAATAATCTCACTGATAAATTTGGCCATGGTACGCAAGTAGCTGGTATTATTGCTGCTCGCAACGATAGTGTTGGCTTGGTTGGTATTGCTCCAGCAAGCAAGATCATGCCTTTGCGAGTTTTGGGTGATAATGGTTACGGAAGCACATCAGATGTTATTCAAGCAATCAATTATGCTATTGAAAAGAAAGCTCATGTTATCAATATGAGCTTAGGAGCAGCTTATGCCGATAGTGCAGCACTTATTAATGCTTGTAACAACGCTGTTGCCAATGGCATTGTAGTAGTTGCGGCGGCTGGGAATAGTAATCAAGATATTACCACTTACCATTTTGCCCCTGCTAATATTAGTAGTGTCATTGCTGTTGGTAGTATTACCAGTTCAGGCACTAAGGCTTCATTCTCAAATACTGGTAATGCGCTTTCTTTAGTGACACCGGGACTGAGTATTGTTTCGACTAGAGCAGGTAGTACTGGTAGCTCTAACCAAGTATTACCAGATGGCAGTAAAAGTTACATCATTGCCTCAGGAACAAGTTTTTCTAGCCCGATGGTAGCTGCAGCTGCGGCTTTAGTTTTAGAAAAGAATCCTGGTTTCAGTGTCAGCCAAGTGCGTAATCAACTACAAAACACCGCTACGGATTTGGGCTCTGCTGGCAAAGACACACAATTTGGTTATGGATTATTAAATGTAACTTCAGCTTTAAGTGTCTCTCCAGTAACAAAGCAAGTTGCTAATCGAGCGCCAAAAATAGCCAATGCTAGCTGGAGTCCTAGTAATTTTAACAATGAAAAAACAGACAGTGTGACATTGACTGTGAAGGCATCGGATCCTAATAATGATACCCTGACCGTCACCGCTGACCTAAGTGTATTGGGTCTCTCATTACAAACTCTGACTGCTAGTGGTAATAATCAATATCGTTCTGCTGCCGTGACTCCTACCGTGGCTACGGGCACTTATACTATTCCGGTAGAGGTAAGCGATGGTAATACTACAGTGAGTAAAAGCGCGAAACTGAAAGTGACTCAAGTGGCACCGAGCATTAGTATTACCAAACCAACATCTCGAGCAACATATACTACGACAAAAAGTAGCATAGTCTTAAGTGGTGTGGCACGAGGCCCAATTAATCAGATTAAAATTAATGGCGCAGTGTTGAGTAGTTTTGTTCCCAGACAAACACGCTGGTCTCAAACAATTAGTCTGCCCCAGGGAACTACTACCTATACAGTAGTAGGGTATAATGCGAATAATGAAATCGTTGATACAAAAAGTATTGCTATTACTCGTAATTAA
- the ligA gene encoding NAD-dependent DNA ligase LigA, producing the protein MLSYVEAKARIEKLKELINKWNYHYFTKDEVIFSEAARDDLKQELIILENSYPDLITPDSPSQKIGSILSGRLPKLPHLSRKWSLSDIFSFEELQDWEERLQKLLPGKTWQYLCELKIDGLNISLHYEGGKLTRGLTRGNGIIGEDITHSIKTIYGVPLVLNKPLTIEVSGEVYMPRKSLEKLNARLTREGKELFANPRSAAAGSVRQLDPAIAAERDLGMFVYTLGQNDLANAPETQEESLAFLASLGFMISPHIALADNLAEVQQFYKKVEAIRDNLAFDIDGIVVKVNDKTLQEQAGFTAKTPRAQVAYKFPATEASTVIEGITIQIGRTGALTPVAELRAVDLAGSTVKRATLHNKKEIERKDIRIGDTVIIHKAGDVIPEILHVLPELRTGREKVFVFPTICPICHSITIEENEGTVVRCSNKQCFAQHREQMIHATAKKAFDIDGMGESVIDELIALDLCGDIGDVFLLTEKDLAQIPLFKEKKVKNLIKAIEIAKNISFPRLLFALGIRHIGEETARDLAKFAAQKVAREIVAEFEAVYPQDTLHPLLEYLMTVSAEELLVVNGFGPEVTSSIVEWFAAKESHTLLKKLAHVGVKPQALVLYENGKQTFFTGKSFVITGTLASMSRDQAKELILKSGGHVQSAVSRSTNYLICGEEAGSKLKKAQTLGVTILAENQFTEKLSAETNKKLNS; encoded by the coding sequence ATGCTCTCCTACGTAGAAGCTAAAGCGCGCATTGAAAAGTTAAAGGAACTCATCAATAAATGGAATTATCATTATTTCACTAAGGATGAAGTTATTTTTTCTGAGGCAGCCCGAGACGATTTGAAACAAGAACTTATTATCCTAGAGAACTCCTACCCTGATCTGATTACTCCCGACTCACCTAGCCAAAAGATTGGCAGTATATTAAGTGGCAGATTGCCCAAATTGCCACACCTAAGCAGAAAGTGGAGTCTCAGTGACATTTTTAGCTTTGAAGAATTACAAGATTGGGAAGAACGTTTACAAAAGTTATTGCCAGGCAAAACATGGCAATACCTTTGTGAATTAAAAATCGATGGTTTGAATATCAGTCTTCATTACGAAGGCGGCAAATTAACACGAGGACTCACCCGCGGTAATGGGATTATTGGAGAAGATATTACCCATAGTATCAAAACCATTTATGGGGTGCCGCTAGTTTTAAATAAACCCTTAACAATAGAAGTATCGGGTGAAGTATATATGCCCAGAAAGAGTCTCGAAAAACTCAATGCTCGCCTAACCAGAGAAGGCAAAGAGCTTTTTGCTAATCCCCGTAGTGCAGCAGCCGGTTCTGTCAGACAACTTGATCCTGCTATTGCGGCAGAACGTGACTTGGGTATGTTTGTCTATACCCTTGGCCAGAACGATTTGGCTAATGCACCAGAGACCCAAGAGGAAAGCTTGGCGTTTTTGGCAAGCCTTGGTTTTATGATTAGTCCTCATATTGCTTTAGCAGACAATTTAGCAGAAGTTCAACAGTTTTATAAAAAGGTGGAAGCGATTCGAGACAACTTAGCATTTGATATAGATGGCATTGTAGTAAAAGTGAATGATAAAACTCTACAAGAACAAGCAGGGTTTACCGCCAAGACACCGAGAGCTCAAGTCGCCTACAAATTTCCTGCTACTGAAGCATCTACCGTGATAGAAGGTATTACTATTCAAATTGGTCGCACAGGAGCACTCACGCCAGTTGCCGAACTACGTGCTGTCGATCTAGCTGGCAGTACGGTAAAGAGAGCCACTTTGCATAATAAAAAAGAAATTGAACGTAAAGATATTCGGATTGGGGACACTGTTATCATTCATAAAGCTGGTGATGTAATTCCGGAAATTTTACATGTATTGCCTGAACTCAGAACTGGCAGAGAAAAAGTTTTTGTATTTCCAACTATCTGCCCAATTTGTCATTCAATCACCATAGAAGAAAATGAGGGCACCGTAGTACGTTGCAGCAATAAACAATGCTTTGCTCAGCATCGAGAACAAATGATTCATGCTACTGCTAAGAAAGCTTTTGATATAGATGGTATGGGAGAATCAGTAATTGATGAACTGATCGCCTTAGATCTTTGTGGTGATATTGGTGATGTTTTTTTATTGACTGAAAAAGATTTGGCTCAAATTCCTTTATTCAAAGAAAAAAAAGTAAAAAACTTAATCAAGGCGATTGAAATAGCAAAAAACATTTCTTTCCCTCGCCTGCTATTTGCTTTAGGCATTCGCCATATCGGTGAAGAAACAGCTAGAGATCTAGCTAAGTTTGCTGCGCAAAAAGTAGCCAGAGAAATTGTAGCAGAATTTGAAGCTGTGTATCCTCAAGATACATTGCACCCATTACTTGAATATCTCATGACCGTCAGTGCAGAAGAACTATTAGTAGTGAATGGTTTCGGCCCTGAGGTTACTAGCAGCATAGTAGAATGGTTTGCAGCCAAAGAGAGTCATACCTTGCTCAAAAAGCTGGCCCATGTGGGTGTTAAACCTCAGGCTTTAGTATTGTATGAAAATGGCAAACAAACTTTTTTTACTGGCAAAAGCTTTGTCATTACGGGCACGCTAGCATCCATGAGTAGAGATCAGGCAAAAGAACTGATCTTGAAAAGTGGCGGTCATGTCCAAAGCGCAGTGAGCAGAAGTACTAATTATCTTATCTGTGGTGAAGAGGCCGGTAGCAAACTTAAGAAAGCGCAAACATTAGGAGTAACTATTTTGGCTGAAAACCAATTTACCGAAAAATTATCTGCTGAGACCAACAAAAAGCTCAATAGTTAG
- a CDS encoding polysaccharide deacetylase family protein, protein MDLFITLFSFIWQHTKFILVDHSLSLLSSIHLPHVALANAERIIISNDRDLLKEKLKSVKEIRHGDETKPFIALTFDDGFDPEEARNQLKILAEKQVLATFFLKGWWMKEEKGLVAEIIAAGHELGNHSYNHPKFPQLSLAQIKEEIDSPETLTLADHNYSLKPYFRFPYGARTPQILQVVNESGYTSILWDIDSLDWLQDGKYVKNEVLSKAHNGSIILLHLGKKETGKVLAAIIDELRAKGFILVTVSELLNQDDALLRRS, encoded by the coding sequence ATGGACTTATTTATTACTCTGTTTAGTTTCATTTGGCAGCACACCAAGTTCATCCTGGTTGATCATTCCCTTTCTTTGTTAAGTAGCATCCATTTGCCTCATGTGGCATTAGCTAATGCAGAGCGCATTATCATTAGTAATGATAGAGATTTGCTCAAGGAAAAACTTAAATCAGTAAAAGAGATTCGTCACGGAGATGAAACTAAGCCCTTCATTGCTCTTACCTTTGATGATGGGTTTGATCCTGAAGAAGCTAGAAATCAATTAAAAATTCTCGCTGAAAAACAGGTATTGGCTACTTTTTTCCTTAAAGGTTGGTGGATGAAAGAAGAAAAAGGTCTGGTAGCCGAAATTATCGCTGCGGGACATGAATTAGGCAATCATAGCTACAATCATCCCAAATTTCCTCAACTATCTTTAGCCCAGATTAAAGAAGAGATAGACAGTCCTGAAACTTTAACCCTAGCCGATCATAATTATTCTCTTAAACCCTATTTCCGTTTTCCCTATGGAGCCAGGACACCACAAATATTGCAGGTAGTGAATGAATCTGGCTATACTTCAATACTATGGGACATTGATAGCTTGGATTGGCTACAAGATGGCAAATATGTCAAAAATGAAGTGCTATCTAAAGCTCACAATGGCTCAATAATTTTATTACACCTGGGCAAGAAAGAAACTGGGAAAGTTTTGGCAGCTATCATTGATGAGCTTAGGGCCAAAGGATTTATTTTAGTCACCGTTAGTGAATTATTAAATCAAGACGATGCTCTCCTACGTAGAAGCTAA
- a CDS encoding zinc metalloprotease HtpX → MFMGFIVLIGHIYGTVYGYGSDSVLFAFLFALFSSFIGYFFSDKIALAVNGAKQISENDDPELFHVVESLALTAGIPMPRIYIVNDPAPNAFATGRNPKHAAMAVTTGLRQIMTKSELEGVLAHELSHISNYDVLFMTLVSVFVGTITMLADWFFRFSFLGGRRDDRDGRNINPIFMILGIVLIILSPIIATIIQLSISRKREFLADASGALLTRYPEGLASALEKIKAASQPLRNANKATAHMYIANPLKADSINKLFATHPPIEERIKVLRQMNI, encoded by the coding sequence ATGTTCATGGGGTTTATTGTACTTATTGGTCACATTTACGGCACTGTCTATGGTTATGGCTCTGATAGTGTACTATTTGCCTTTTTGTTCGCTCTTTTTTCTAGCTTCATTGGTTATTTTTTTAGTGATAAAATTGCTTTAGCTGTGAATGGTGCCAAGCAAATTAGCGAGAATGATGATCCTGAACTTTTTCATGTAGTAGAAAGTTTGGCCCTGACAGCAGGTATCCCCATGCCGAGAATTTATATCGTTAATGATCCTGCCCCTAATGCCTTTGCTACTGGCAGAAATCCTAAACATGCAGCCATGGCAGTCACTACCGGTCTGCGCCAAATCATGACTAAGAGTGAATTAGAAGGAGTGCTTGCTCATGAATTGAGTCATATTAGTAACTATGATGTTCTTTTTATGACTCTGGTTAGTGTTTTTGTCGGCACGATCACAATGCTTGCAGATTGGTTTTTTCGCTTTAGTTTCTTAGGTGGTAGAAGAGATGATAGAGATGGCCGAAATATCAATCCGATTTTTATGATATTAGGTATTGTGCTAATTATTTTATCCCCTATCATTGCCACAATTATTCAACTTTCCATTTCCCGAAAGAGAGAATTTTTGGCTGATGCCTCAGGCGCTCTTCTCACCCGTTACCCAGAAGGACTCGCTAGTGCATTGGAAAAAATCAAAGCTGCCAGCCAACCACTACGCAATGCGAATAAAGCAACAGCTCATATGTATATTGCGAATCCTTTAAAAGCTGACAGCATTAATAAACTTTTTGCTACTCACCCACCAATTGAGGAAAGAATCAAAGTATTGCGCCAAATGAACATTTAA
- a CDS encoding LemA family protein: MDTGLLVIIILIVIVVALVAIYNGLVTLRVRANEAWSDIDVQLKRRHDLIPNLIETVKGYAKHESDVFQKVTEARTQAINAQSGSPSQQAQSENMLSQALKSVFAVSENYPELKADQNFLKLQEELASTEDKIQASRRFYNANVRDLNTKIEVFPSSIIAGMFGFQKKEFFEIADASERENVKVSF; encoded by the coding sequence ATGGATACCGGTTTATTAGTCATAATCATACTTATCGTAATAGTGGTCGCATTAGTAGCCATTTACAATGGTTTAGTCACACTGAGAGTCCGAGCCAATGAAGCCTGGTCTGATATTGATGTGCAATTGAAACGTCGTCATGACCTTATTCCTAATCTCATTGAAACCGTAAAAGGATATGCTAAACATGAAAGTGACGTATTCCAAAAAGTTACTGAAGCCCGTACCCAAGCAATCAATGCCCAATCAGGCAGCCCTAGCCAACAAGCCCAGTCTGAGAATATGCTTAGCCAAGCATTGAAAAGTGTATTTGCCGTTAGTGAGAACTATCCTGAGCTCAAAGCTGATCAAAACTTCCTCAAATTACAAGAAGAATTAGCTAGCACTGAAGATAAAATCCAAGCATCTCGCCGCTTCTACAATGCTAATGTGAGAGATTTGAATACTAAAATTGAAGTATTTCCTAGCAGCATCATTGCCGGTATGTTTGGCTTTCAGAAAAAAGAGTTTTTTGAAATCGCTGATGCTAGTGAACGAGAGAATGTGAAAGTAAGCTTTTAA
- a CDS encoding PH domain-containing protein → MSDHLSCYRPENNTIKAFPGQSQNETVALMIRKHWIVDVGILISTFFAVFWPFIIYALINVLWPIPSSIYLEIAIVFLHLYTIFALFWYYVKWIDHRFDLIIFTDRRMVDINQTRLFDRKVSEANLAQIQDVSSQVKGFWGTILHYGTLNIQTAGPDGNVFEMNYIHWPNLVASTIIELRDTYTRNEKIKQNPTPTN, encoded by the coding sequence ATGAGTGATCATTTAAGTTGTTACCGACCAGAAAATAATACCATCAAAGCTTTTCCCGGTCAGAGTCAAAATGAAACAGTGGCACTGATGATTAGGAAACATTGGATTGTCGATGTGGGAATTCTGATTAGTACTTTTTTTGCCGTGTTTTGGCCATTTATTATTTATGCCTTGATCAATGTATTGTGGCCAATTCCTTCTTCAATATATCTCGAAATTGCCATTGTATTTCTCCATTTGTACACAATATTTGCGCTCTTTTGGTATTACGTAAAATGGATTGATCATCGCTTTGACCTGATTATTTTCACCGATAGACGTATGGTGGATATCAACCAAACAAGACTTTTTGATCGCAAAGTCTCCGAAGCCAATCTAGCTCAGATTCAAGATGTATCCAGCCAAGTAAAGGGCTTCTGGGGAACGATATTGCATTATGGCACACTCAATATTCAGACTGCTGGACCAGATGGTAATGTCTTTGAAATGAATTATATTCATTGGCCAAATTTAGTAGCCAGTACTATTATTGAATTGCGCGATACTTATACCCGCAATGAAAAGATTAAGCAGAATCCTACACCAACTAACTAA
- a CDS encoding alpha/beta hydrolase, whose product MTGEIVQVRTQDDLILSGLYSYGEKGKPLIIHIHGYSGTFYTNKFIHVIAEQLAQRGMGFLTVETRGSYEKHDLPAYGKGYSEYGGFLELLEEAYQDIDAWISFALKQGCQNIVLQGHSLGTYKIIRYLFEGKKAGNVKKLILLCPFDKQGIIEKASQGKWPEYLHQAKENMAQGNGQDMIPTTWGSVPLSYQTFVSWYQENELNKIFDLYQPNYHSSVLAQVTLPVKLIVGDKDEILFAGDPNPAFTLERIRSQFPHGEAQLIAGARHSFRDCEQEVAASVTQFVNT is encoded by the coding sequence ATGACTGGTGAAATTGTCCAAGTTCGCACTCAAGATGATTTAATTCTTAGTGGATTATATAGTTATGGTGAAAAGGGAAAGCCATTGATCATTCATATTCATGGCTATAGTGGTACTTTTTATACCAATAAATTTATTCATGTAATTGCTGAGCAATTAGCGCAGCGCGGCATGGGATTTTTGACAGTTGAGACTCGCGGTTCATATGAGAAGCATGATTTGCCAGCATATGGTAAAGGATATTCTGAATATGGTGGTTTTCTAGAACTATTAGAAGAGGCCTATCAAGATATTGATGCTTGGATTAGTTTCGCTCTGAAGCAAGGTTGCCAAAATATTGTATTACAGGGACATTCTTTAGGTACATATAAAATCATTCGTTACCTTTTTGAGGGGAAAAAAGCGGGAAATGTGAAAAAGTTAATTTTACTTTGCCCATTCGATAAACAAGGAATAATAGAAAAAGCTTCTCAAGGTAAATGGCCTGAATATTTACACCAAGCAAAAGAGAACATGGCTCAAGGTAATGGTCAAGACATGATCCCTACTACCTGGGGAAGTGTTCCCTTAAGCTATCAGACTTTTGTTTCTTGGTATCAAGAAAATGAATTGAACAAAATCTTTGATCTCTATCAGCCGAATTATCATTCTTCGGTATTAGCTCAAGTAACATTACCAGTGAAGCTGATTGTGGGAGATAAGGATGAGATTTTGTTTGCTGGTGATCCCAATCCTGCCTTTACTCTAGAACGAATTAGAAGTCAATTTCCCCATGGAGAAGCACAATTAATTGCTGGTGCTCGCCATTCTTTTCGTGATTGTGAGCAAGAAGTTGCTGCTAGTGTTACTCAGTTTGTGAATACTTGA